A DNA window from Parabacteroides johnsonii DSM 18315 contains the following coding sequences:
- the rpsR gene encoding 30S ribosomal protein S18 — protein sequence MAVTQSEIRYLTPPSVDVKKKKYCRFKKNGIKYIDYKDPEFLKKFLNEQGKILPRRITGTSLKFQRRIAQAVKRARHLALLPYVTDLMK from the coding sequence ATGGCAGTAACTCAATCAGAAATCAGATATTTGACTCCGCCTTCAGTAGACGTTAAAAAGAAAAAATATTGCCGTTTCAAAAAGAACGGTATCAAGTATATCGATTACAAAGATCCTGAATTCTTGAAGAAATTCCTGAACGAACAGGGTAAGATTCTTCCGCGTCGTATCACTGGTACTTCTTTGAAATTCCAGCGTCGTATCGCTCAGGCTGTTAAAAGAGCTCGTCATTTGGCGTTGCTTCCTTACGTAACCGATTTAATGAAATAA